One window of the Doryrhamphus excisus isolate RoL2022-K1 chromosome 10, RoL_Dexc_1.0, whole genome shotgun sequence genome contains the following:
- the LOC131137006 gene encoding amphoterin-induced protein 1-like, with protein sequence MLQASSRAGGRRTRTSPPWRECWQWALCLGLLWPPGAVGSALNCHKTCICASNIMSCSKMNLTSIPTGLPLYTAVLDLSYNDITSLRSEWTPVKLPKLRNLLLSHNGLLFLSSEAFNYVKNLRYLDLSSNGLQQLDEFVFEPLVNLEVLLLYNNNIHQIDRSAFITMVNLHKLYLSQNQISRFPVELVKEKSRLEKLSLLDVSSNKIKMLPIDELQVLPAWIKNGLYFHNNPLLCHCDLYTLLAHWNIRKLNSALDFKEDFTCVMPGPQKTRVGVFDLSGDTMNCSTFKEAEQEAFLEQSLLLGCDTKHRNMFKTWTLPGNVAVVPGGNQTARVLPDGSLQVSPVRSDDSGTYTCFATSDTFNETIYVVLKVHNFTMHGGGDTLNTAYTTLVGCLASVVLVVMYLYLTPCRCFCCPNKGKSRGEDSIHSSMLSVTPTHGEPPFKAELDRHVAFMDSKEAQRQNGKLNPNGNEDDDDLDVEASSLMKGKRKKSGAESISSVFSDTPMMV encoded by the coding sequence ATGTTGCAGGCCTCCAGCAGAGCCGGCGGCAGGCGGACCAGAACATCACCTCCTTGGAGGGAGTGTTGGCAATGGGCCCTGTGTTTGGGCCTCCTCTGGCCCCCGGGGGCCGTGGGGTCAGCGCTCAACTGCCACAAGACTTGTATCTGCGCCTCCAACATAATGAGCTGCTCCAAGATGAATCTGACCAGCATCCCGACGGGGCTGCCACTCTACACGGCCGTTCTGGATCTCAGCTACAATGACATCACAAGCCTGAGGTCAGAGTGGACTCCTGTGAAGCTCCCCAAACTCCGCAACTTGCTGCTCAGTCACAACGGCCTCCTCTTCCTGTCTTCAGAGGCCTTCAACTATGTGAAGAACCTGCGCTACCTGGACCTGTCCTCCAACGGCCTGCAACAGCTGGATGAGTTTGTCTTCGAGCCTTTGGTCAACCTGGAGGTTCTCCTGttgtacaacaacaacattcaCCAGATCGACCGCTCGGCTTTCATCACCATGGTCAATCTCCATAAGCTCTACTTGAGCCAGAACCAAATCTCCCGATTCCCCGTGGAGCTTGTCAAGGAAAAGTCCCGTCTGGAGAAACTCAGCTTGCTGGACGTGTCCTCCAACAAGATTAAAATGTTGCCCATTGATGAGCTTCAGGTCCTGCCGGCCTGGATTAAAAACGGCCTGTACTTCCACAACAACCCCCTGCTGTGTCACTGCGACCTCTACACCCTGCTGGCACACTGGAACATCCGCAAGCTCAACTCAGCCCTGGACTTCAAGGAGGACTTCACGTGCGTCATGCCAGGCCCGCAGAAAACCCGAGTGGGGGTTTTTGATCTGAGCGGCGACACCATGAACTGCAGCACGTTCAAGGAGGCCGAGCAGGAGGCCTTTCTGGAGCAGTCGCTGCTTCTGGGCTGCGACACCAAACACAGGAACATGTTCAAAACCTGGACACTTCCTGGTAATGTGGCAGTGGTGCCAGGAGGCAACCAGACTGCCCGGGTCCTGCCAGACGGCAGTCTTCAAGTTAGTCCGGTCAGATCTGACGACTCCGGAACCTACACCTGCTTTGCCACCAGCGACACCTTCAATGAGACCATCTATGTGGTGCTGAAGGTCCACAACTTCACCATGCACGGCGGTGGAGATACCCTGAACACGGCATACACCACCTTGGTGGGCTGCCTGGCCAGCGTGGTTCTGGTGGTCATGTATCTCTACCTGACGCCGTGTCGCTGCTTCTGCTGCCCCAATAAGGGTAAAAGTAGGGGGGAGGACAGCATCCACTCCTCCATGTTGAGCGTGACGCCAACTCACGGGGAGCCGCCGTTCAAGGCCGAGCTGGACAGGCACGTGGCTTTCATGGACTCCAAGGAGGCCCAGCGCCAGAACGGCAAGCTGAACCCGAATGGGAACGAGGACGATGACGACCTGGACGTAGAGGCCAGTTCGCTTATGAAGGGAAAGAGGAAGAAGTCTGGAGCGGAGTCCATCAGCTCGGTCTTCTCAGACACTCCGATGATGGTCTGA